Proteins found in one Geomonas subterranea genomic segment:
- a CDS encoding RelA/SpoT family protein: MIRLNDILDKVSSYNPGADLDLLRKAYVFCAKVHQGQTRLSGEPYLIHPMEVAGILADLKLDLPAVVTGLLHDTVEDTLTTHEELESLFGAEVARLVDGVTKIGKIHFKTKEESQAENFRKMLLAMATDIRVILVKLADRLHNMRTLQYQPEPKQRTIAKETLDIYAPIANRLGISWVKGELEDLSFRYLEPQLYYDLAGKVAKKKQERESYVATVKDIIKKQLEEHGIKGDVSGRSKHLYSIYKKMQSRNVDIDEIYDLIAIRVSVDDIRECYEVLGIIHSTWKPIPGRFKDYIAMPKGNMYQSLHTTVIGPYGERMEVQIRTAEMHRVAESGIAAHWKYKEGKGYDEKEVRRFTWIRQLLEWQQELDDSKEFMDTVKVELFPEDVFIFTPKGDVKGFPKGSTPIDFAYSVHTDVGHRCVGAKVNGKLVPLKYELKTGDIVEVITSPHHTPSKDWLKIVKSSRARNKIRAWVKTEERMRSITLGREICEKDFRRYSLNFGKLQKTGELKKVAQEFGFQTEDDLMASVGYGKLSANQVVGKLVPADKIEAAKEQKETRIGKVIGALKGKSSSAIEINGVEDVLVRFGKCCNPLPGDEITGFITRGRGVTVHTADCPFAMALEPERRIEVAWNKGKKSALPVKIRVVCNDEKGILANIATAITNCEANISSASIQSTLDKRGENLFEVDVTDLDHLKKVFAAIMKVKGVIKVERLKS, translated from the coding sequence ATGATACGACTCAACGACATACTCGACAAGGTCTCCTCCTACAACCCGGGTGCGGACCTTGACCTTTTACGCAAGGCCTACGTCTTCTGCGCCAAGGTACACCAGGGGCAGACCCGGCTCTCGGGAGAGCCCTACCTGATCCACCCGATGGAGGTGGCGGGGATCCTGGCGGACCTGAAACTGGACCTCCCCGCCGTGGTGACCGGCCTTTTGCACGACACCGTCGAGGACACCCTGACCACCCACGAGGAGCTGGAGTCGCTCTTTGGCGCCGAGGTGGCGCGCCTGGTGGACGGCGTCACCAAGATCGGCAAGATCCACTTCAAGACCAAGGAGGAGAGCCAGGCCGAGAACTTCCGCAAGATGCTCCTCGCCATGGCGACCGACATCCGGGTCATCCTGGTCAAGCTCGCCGACCGCCTGCACAACATGCGCACCCTGCAGTACCAGCCCGAGCCCAAGCAGCGCACCATCGCCAAGGAGACGCTGGACATCTACGCCCCCATCGCCAACCGGCTCGGTATCTCCTGGGTTAAGGGGGAGCTGGAGGACCTTTCCTTCCGCTACCTGGAGCCGCAGCTCTACTACGACTTGGCGGGCAAGGTCGCCAAGAAGAAACAGGAGCGCGAGTCCTACGTCGCCACGGTCAAGGACATCATCAAGAAGCAGCTCGAGGAGCACGGTATCAAGGGGGACGTCTCCGGCCGCTCCAAGCACCTCTACTCCATCTACAAGAAGATGCAGAGCCGCAACGTCGACATCGACGAGATCTACGACCTGATCGCGATCCGGGTCTCGGTGGACGACATCCGCGAGTGCTACGAGGTGCTGGGGATCATCCATTCCACCTGGAAGCCGATTCCGGGGCGCTTCAAGGACTACATCGCCATGCCCAAGGGGAACATGTACCAGTCGCTGCACACGACGGTCATCGGCCCCTACGGCGAGAGGATGGAGGTGCAGATACGCACCGCCGAGATGCACCGCGTGGCCGAGAGCGGCATCGCGGCGCACTGGAAGTACAAGGAAGGTAAGGGGTACGACGAGAAGGAGGTGCGCCGCTTCACCTGGATCCGGCAGCTTCTCGAGTGGCAGCAGGAGCTCGACGACTCCAAGGAGTTCATGGACACGGTGAAGGTCGAGCTCTTCCCGGAGGACGTCTTCATCTTCACCCCGAAGGGGGACGTGAAGGGGTTCCCGAAAGGGTCCACCCCCATCGACTTCGCCTACTCGGTGCACACCGACGTCGGCCACCGCTGCGTAGGCGCCAAGGTGAACGGCAAGCTGGTCCCTCTGAAGTACGAGCTGAAGACCGGCGACATCGTCGAGGTGATCACATCGCCGCACCACACCCCGAGCAAGGACTGGCTGAAGATCGTCAAGAGCTCGCGGGCGCGCAACAAGATCAGGGCCTGGGTGAAGACCGAGGAGCGGATGAGGAGCATCACCCTCGGGCGCGAGATCTGCGAAAAGGATTTCCGCCGCTACTCCTTGAACTTCGGCAAGCTGCAAAAGACGGGCGAGCTGAAGAAGGTGGCCCAGGAGTTCGGCTTCCAGACCGAGGACGACCTGATGGCCTCGGTCGGCTACGGGAAGCTCTCCGCGAACCAGGTGGTCGGCAAGCTGGTTCCGGCCGACAAGATAGAGGCGGCCAAGGAACAGAAGGAAACCCGCATCGGCAAGGTGATCGGTGCGCTCAAGGGAAAATCCTCCTCCGCCATCGAGATCAACGGCGTCGAGGACGTACTGGTGCGCTTCGGCAAGTGCTGCAATCCCCTTCCCGGCGACGAGATCACCGGCTTCATCACCCGCGGGCGCGGCGTCACCGTGCACACCGCCGACTGCCCCTTCGCCATGGCGCTGGAGCCGGAGCGGCGCATCGAGGTGGCCTGGAACAAGGGGAAAAAGAGCGCGCTGCCGGTCAAGATCCGCGTCGTGTGCAACGACGAGAAGGGGATCCTCGCCAACATCGCCACCGCCATCACCAACTGCGAGGCCAACATCTCCAGCGCCTCCATCCAGAGCACCTTGGACAAGCGGGGTGAGAACCTCTTCGAGGTGGACGTGACCGACCTCGACCACCTGAAGAAGGTGTTCGCCGCCATCATGAAGGTGAAGGGCGTCATCAAGGTGGAGCGCCTGAAGAGCTAG
- the rpoZ gene encoding DNA-directed RNA polymerase subunit omega: protein MARVTVEDCLEKVDNRFLLVMLASKRVKQLFKGAKPLIDNRAANKNVVVSLREIAAGKIGCEIGKKGR, encoded by the coding sequence ATGGCAAGGGTTACCGTAGAAGATTGCCTCGAGAAGGTGGACAACCGCTTCCTCCTGGTCATGCTCGCCTCCAAGAGGGTGAAGCAGCTGTTCAAGGGCGCCAAGCCGCTCATCGACAACAGGGCAGCGAACAAGAACGTGGTCGTCTCCCTCAGGGAAATCGCCGCCGGCAAGATCGGCTGCGAGATCGGCAAGAAAGGTCGTTAA
- the gmk gene encoding guanylate kinase, translating into MKREGVLYVISAPSGAGKTSLCKEIIDIFPNLRHSVSYTTRPPRNGEVHGRDYFFVGKDEFDRMVEDGEFAEWAEVHGNFYGTSLATLKESRAEGIDLILDIDCQGARQLKGRFEGGVYIFVLPPSIEELRRRLDNRSSDSQEVIERRIHNASGEIKEARWYDYIIVNDKFSEALDQLKSVLIAEQCRTSRLLQGLSRIFTI; encoded by the coding sequence ATGAAACGTGAAGGCGTATTGTACGTGATTTCGGCCCCTTCTGGGGCAGGCAAGACCTCGCTCTGTAAGGAAATAATTGACATCTTTCCTAACTTGCGGCATTCTGTCAGCTACACGACGCGCCCTCCCCGGAACGGAGAGGTGCACGGGCGTGATTATTTTTTTGTGGGTAAGGACGAGTTCGACCGGATGGTCGAGGACGGGGAATTCGCCGAGTGGGCCGAGGTGCACGGCAACTTCTACGGCACGTCGCTCGCCACCCTCAAGGAATCCCGTGCCGAGGGGATCGACCTTATCCTTGATATCGACTGCCAGGGTGCGCGGCAGCTGAAAGGGCGTTTCGAAGGAGGGGTCTACATCTTCGTACTCCCGCCCAGCATCGAGGAGCTCAGGCGCCGCCTGGACAACCGCTCCTCCGACTCGCAGGAAGTCATCGAGCGCCGCATCCACAACGCCTCCGGCGAGATCAAGGAAGCGCGCTGGTACGATTACATCATCGTCAACGACAAGTTTTCCGAGGCCCTGGACCAGCTGAAAAGCGTGCTCATCGCCGAGCAGTGCCGCACCAGTCGCCTGCTGCAGGGGCTTTCCAGGATCTTCACGATTTAG
- a CDS encoding YicC/YloC family endoribonuclease, whose protein sequence is MIKSMTGYGKGEAVHEAGRFVVEVRCVNHRYGEITVKLPRVLLQFENEIKKRVGERLVRGKIDVFIQVENAVALGVPTANLPLARGYLKAFQTIGEALGLSGEVDLALVASQRDVVTVAAEAEATLEEMPQELMSALEEALRRVDEMRLFEGESLYADFQRRRETLAQLIGKVAARAPQVVAEYGQRLKERIAQLLGEASLPEERLVQEVAVMADKCDVTEELVRLESHLRQFDETLAKSEPVGRKLDFLLQEINREVNTIGSKGNDAQMAALVVELKAELEKIREQVQNIE, encoded by the coding sequence ATGATAAAAAGCATGACCGGCTATGGCAAGGGGGAGGCCGTCCACGAGGCGGGGCGCTTCGTCGTCGAGGTGCGCTGCGTGAACCACCGTTACGGCGAGATCACCGTCAAGCTCCCCCGCGTGCTGCTGCAGTTCGAGAACGAGATCAAGAAGCGGGTGGGCGAGAGGCTCGTCCGCGGCAAGATCGACGTCTTCATCCAGGTGGAGAACGCGGTCGCCCTCGGGGTGCCGACGGCCAACCTGCCGCTGGCCCGCGGCTACCTGAAGGCCTTCCAGACCATTGGCGAGGCGCTGGGGCTCTCCGGCGAGGTCGATCTGGCGCTGGTGGCGTCGCAGCGTGACGTGGTCACCGTGGCGGCCGAGGCCGAGGCGACCCTCGAGGAGATGCCGCAGGAACTGATGTCCGCGCTGGAGGAAGCCCTGCGCCGGGTGGACGAGATGCGCCTTTTCGAGGGGGAGTCGCTCTACGCCGACTTCCAGAGACGCCGCGAGACCTTGGCGCAGCTGATCGGGAAGGTCGCCGCGCGCGCCCCGCAGGTGGTTGCCGAGTACGGCCAGCGCCTGAAGGAGAGGATCGCGCAGCTTTTGGGCGAGGCCTCCCTTCCCGAGGAGCGCCTGGTCCAGGAGGTCGCGGTCATGGCCGACAAGTGCGACGTCACCGAGGAACTGGTGCGCCTGGAAAGCCACCTGCGCCAGTTCGACGAGACCCTGGCCAAAAGCGAGCCGGTGGGGAGAAAGCTCGACTTCCTGCTCCAGGAGATCAACCGCGAAGTGAACACCATCGGCTCCAAGGGTAACGATGCCCAGATGGCGGCCCTGGTGGTGGAGCTGAAGGCGGAGCTGGAGAAGATCCGCGAGCAGGTGCAGAACATAGAGTAG
- the galE gene encoding UDP-glucose 4-epimerase GalE, whose translation MSVILVTGGAGYIGSHVVRQLSEAGHEVVVFDNLSTGSADALVHGERLIVGDLSDQGRIREVLKETGAKSVLHFAAAIIAPESVQLPLKYYTNNTRNTLNLVQACVDHGVERFIFSSTAAVYGIPEGGRASEQSRTAPINPYGTSKLMSEWMLRDAAFAHGFSYVALRYFNVAGADPQARMGQRTPEATHLIKVACQAALGARDGVSIFGTDYDTPDGTGIRDYIHIEDLASAHLAALAYLKAGGASDVINVGYGKGSSVREVIKVVKDVSGVDFRVNEAPRRPGDPDSLIAVADKVRTLLNWTPAHNDLHTIVADAWRWEQKLWQSR comes from the coding sequence ATGAGTGTGATACTGGTTACGGGTGGCGCCGGTTACATAGGGAGTCACGTGGTTCGACAGCTTTCCGAGGCGGGGCACGAGGTGGTGGTGTTCGACAACCTCTCCACCGGTTCGGCCGACGCGCTGGTGCACGGGGAGCGTCTCATCGTCGGAGACCTCTCCGACCAGGGGAGGATCCGGGAGGTGCTGAAGGAGACCGGGGCGAAGTCCGTCCTGCATTTCGCGGCCGCCATCATCGCCCCGGAGTCGGTGCAGCTGCCGCTCAAGTACTACACCAACAACACCAGGAACACGCTGAACCTCGTGCAGGCCTGCGTCGATCACGGCGTCGAGCGCTTCATCTTCTCCAGCACCGCGGCGGTCTACGGCATCCCCGAGGGGGGGCGCGCCTCGGAGCAGAGCCGCACCGCCCCCATAAATCCCTACGGCACCTCAAAGCTTATGAGCGAGTGGATGCTCAGGGACGCCGCCTTCGCCCACGGCTTCTCCTACGTGGCGCTTCGCTACTTCAACGTGGCCGGCGCCGACCCGCAGGCGCGCATGGGGCAGAGAACCCCCGAGGCGACCCACCTGATCAAGGTCGCCTGCCAGGCCGCCCTTGGCGCCCGCGACGGTGTATCCATCTTCGGAACCGATTACGACACCCCCGACGGCACCGGCATCCGCGACTACATCCATATCGAGGACCTCGCTTCGGCGCACCTGGCGGCGCTTGCCTACCTGAAAGCGGGCGGCGCTTCCGACGTCATCAACGTGGGGTACGGCAAGGGGAGCAGTGTCCGCGAAGTGATCAAGGTGGTGAAAGACGTAAGCGGCGTGGATTTCAGGGTGAACGAGGCGCCGCGCCGTCCGGGCGACCCGGACAGCCTGATTGCGGTGGCCGACAAGGTCCGCACCCTCCTTAACTGGACGCCGGCCCACAACGACCTGCACACCATCGTGGCCGATGCCTGGCGCTGGGAGCAGAAGCTTTGGCAATCCCGCTAG